From a region of the Mycolicibacterium sp. MU0050 genome:
- a CDS encoding SDR family oxidoreductase encodes MTGLLQDKVVVISGVGPALGTTLARRCAEAGADVVLAARTVERLDDVAEQVSATGRKALAVGTDITDAEQVQNLVATTMQNFGRVDVLINNAFRVPSMKPLADTTFEHMREAIELTVFGALRLIQGFTPALAESKGAVVNVNSMVVRHSQAKYGAYKMAKSALLAMSQSLATELGEQGIRVNSILPGYIWGGTLEGYFNHQAGKYGTTVDEIYRAAAAASDLKRLPTENEVASAILFMASDLASGITGQALDVNCGEYKA; translated from the coding sequence ATGACCGGATTGCTGCAGGACAAAGTAGTGGTGATCAGCGGTGTCGGCCCCGCGCTGGGCACGACGCTGGCGCGCCGCTGCGCCGAGGCCGGCGCCGACGTGGTGCTGGCCGCCCGGACGGTCGAGCGCCTCGACGACGTGGCCGAGCAGGTGTCCGCCACCGGGCGCAAGGCGTTGGCGGTGGGCACCGACATCACCGATGCGGAGCAGGTGCAGAACCTGGTTGCGACGACCATGCAGAACTTCGGCAGGGTCGATGTTCTGATCAACAACGCGTTCCGGGTGCCCTCCATGAAGCCGTTGGCCGACACCACCTTCGAGCACATGCGCGAGGCCATCGAGTTGACGGTGTTCGGGGCGCTACGGCTGATCCAGGGGTTCACCCCGGCGCTGGCCGAGTCCAAGGGGGCGGTGGTCAACGTCAACTCCATGGTGGTGCGGCACTCACAGGCCAAGTACGGGGCCTACAAGATGGCGAAGTCCGCGTTGCTGGCCATGTCGCAGTCGCTGGCCACCGAGTTGGGGGAACAGGGGATCCGGGTGAATTCCATTCTGCCCGGCTATATCTGGGGTGGCACCCTGGAGGGCTACTTCAACCATCAGGCCGGCAAATACGGCACGACCGTCGACGAGATCTACCGGGCGGCCGCCGCGGCCTCGGACCTCAAGCGCCTGCCCACCGAGAACGAGGTGGCCTCGGCGATCCTGTTCATGGCCAGCGATCTGGCCAGCGGCATCACCGGCCAGGCCCTCGACGTGAACTGCGGGGAGTACAAGGCATGA